One part of the Sciurus carolinensis chromosome 4, mSciCar1.2, whole genome shotgun sequence genome encodes these proteins:
- the Foxred2 gene encoding FAD-dependent oxidoreductase domain-containing protein 2 isoform X2, translating into MGVSAAAPLWGPPGLLLTLVLHPTVCVRSHWDYCVLGAGPAGLQMAAFLQRAGRDYVVFERAPAPGSFFTRYPRHRKLISINKRYTGKVNAEFNLRHDWNSLLSHDPRLLFRHYSRAYFPDAGDMVRYLGDFADRLGLHVLYNTTITHVTLDKDQRAWNGHYFILTGQKGQTYQCSVLLVATGVSVPNQVDFPGSEYAEGYESVSVDPEDFVGQNVLILGRGNSAFETAENILGVTNFIHMLSRSRVRLSWATHYVGDLRAINNGLLDTYQLKSLDGLLESDLTDLAIVKDHEGKFHITLKFFLEETSANQSADSVTLPQEDNDNFAMRVAYDRVIRCLGWKFDFSIFNQSLRLSSGSEFSKKYPLIRASYESKGSRGLFILGTASHSVDYRRSAGGFIHGFRYTARAVHRLLEHRHHGVAWPSTQLPITQLTSAIIRRVNEASGLYQMFGVLADVILLRENATAFEYLEELPAQTLAQLGTLTGRTARHGLFVLSMEYGKNFSGPDKDVFFHDRSVGHTEDAWLSNFLHPVVYYYRRLPTGGEVPPRTLAPAAAHGHPPHRGRLPDRLDGARGTHPAPAALPGELPGH; encoded by the exons ATGGGCGTCTCCGCCGCCGCCCCGCTCTGGGGCCCCCCGGGGCTGCTCCTAACGCTGGTCCTGCACCCGACTGTGTGCGTGCGCTCCCACTGGGACTACTGCGTGCTGGGCGCGGGGCCCGCGGGCCTGCAGATGGCCGCCTTCCTGCAGCGGGCTGGAAGAGACTACGTGGTCTTCGAGCGCGCCCCGGCCCCGGGCAGCTTCTTCACGCGCTACCCGCGGCACCGAAAGCTCATCAGCATCAACAAGCGCTACACAGGAAAGGTCAACGCCGAGTTCAACCTCCGCCACGACTGGAACTCGCTACTCAGCCACGATCCCCGGCTCCTCTTCAGACACTACTCCCGCGCCTACTTCCCTGATGCCGGCGACATGGTGCGCTACCTGGGCGACTTCGCCGACAGGCTGGGGCTCCACGTGCTGTACAACACCACCATCACCCATGTCACCCTAGACAAGGACCAGAGGGCCTGGAACGGCCACTACTTCATCCTGACTGGCCAGAAGGGCCAGACATACCAGTGCAG TGTCCTTCTTGTGGCCACTGGTGTGTCAGTTCCCAACCAGGTTGACTTCCCTGGCTCCGAGTATGCGGAGGGTTATGAGTCCGTGTCCGTAGACCCTGAGGACTTTGTGGGTCAGAACGTGCTGATCCTGGGCCGTGGGAACTCAGCCTTTGAGACGGCAGAGAACATCTTGGGCGTCACAAACTTTATCCACATGCTGAGCCGCTCCCGGGTGCGGCTTTCCTGGGCTACCCACTACGTTGGAGACCTCAG AGCCATCAACAATGGCCTGCTGGACACCTACCAGCTCAAGTCCCTGGACGGGCTTCTCGAGTCAGACCTGACCGATCTGGCCATCGTGAAGGACCACGAGGGCAAGTTCCACATCACCCTGAAGTTCTTCCTGGAGGAAACCAGCGCCAACCAGAGTGCGGACTCCGTCACCCTCCCGCAGGAGGACAACGACAACTTTGCCATGCGCGTAGCCTACGACCGGGTCATCCGCTGCCTGGGCTGGAAATTCGACTTCTCCATCTTCAACCA GTCCCTCAGACTCAGCTCCGGGAGCGAGTTCAGCAAGAAGTACCCACTGATCAGAGCCAGCTATGAGTCCAAAGGCAGCCGCGGCCTCTTCATCCTGGGCACTGCCAGCCACTCGGTGGACTACCGCAGATCTGCTGGGGGCTTCATCCACGGGTTCCGGTACACAG CGCGTGCTGTCCATCGGCTGCTGGAGCATCGGCACCACGGCGTGGCCTGGCCCTCCACTCAGCTGCCCATCACCCAGCTGACCAGCGCCATCATCCGGCGCGTCAACGAGGCTTCTGGGCTCTACCAGATGTTCGGTGTGCTggctgatgtcatcctgctgagGGA GAACGCCACGGCCTTCGAGTACCTGGAGGAGCTCCCGGCGCAGACGCTGGCCCAGCTGGGGACGCTCACGGGCAGGACGGCCAGGCACGGGCTCTTCGTGCTCAGCATGGAGTACGGCAAGAACTTCTCGGGACCCGACAAGGACGTCTTCTTCCACGACCGGTCCGTGGGGCACACGGAGGACGCCTGGCTGTCCAACTTCCTCCACCCCGTCGTCTACTACTACCGACGCCTGCCCACCG GAGGTGAGGTTCCGCCCCGCACACTGGCCCCTGCCGCGGCCCACGGCCATCCACCACATCGTGGAAGACTTCCTGACCGACTGGACGGCGCCCGTGGGACACATCCTGCCCCTGCGGCGCTTCCTGGAGAACTGCCTGGCCACTGA
- the Foxred2 gene encoding FAD-dependent oxidoreductase domain-containing protein 2 isoform X1: protein MGVSAAAPLWGPPGLLLTLVLHPTVCVRSHWDYCVLGAGPAGLQMAAFLQRAGRDYVVFERAPAPGSFFTRYPRHRKLISINKRYTGKVNAEFNLRHDWNSLLSHDPRLLFRHYSRAYFPDAGDMVRYLGDFADRLGLHVLYNTTITHVTLDKDQRAWNGHYFILTGQKGQTYQCSVLLVATGVSVPNQVDFPGSEYAEGYESVSVDPEDFVGQNVLILGRGNSAFETAENILGVTNFIHMLSRSRVRLSWATHYVGDLRAINNGLLDTYQLKSLDGLLESDLTDLAIVKDHEGKFHITLKFFLEETSANQSADSVTLPQEDNDNFAMRVAYDRVIRCLGWKFDFSIFNQSLRLSSGSEFSKKYPLIRASYESKGSRGLFILGTASHSVDYRRSAGGFIHGFRYTARAVHRLLEHRHHGVAWPSTQLPITQLTSAIIRRVNEASGLYQMFGVLADVILLRENATAFEYLEELPAQTLAQLGTLTGRTARHGLFVLSMEYGKNFSGPDKDVFFHDRSVGHTEDAWLSNFLHPVVYYYRRLPTEQEVRFRPAHWPLPRPTAIHHIVEDFLTDWTAPVGHILPLRRFLENCLATDLRSFYAESCFLFALTRQKLPPFCQQGYLRGQGLVSTESLRRHGVDSGLLQDHAAADHLDGSRQPGHHRLGGHPPAPVPALESLDGNREEL, encoded by the exons ATGGGCGTCTCCGCCGCCGCCCCGCTCTGGGGCCCCCCGGGGCTGCTCCTAACGCTGGTCCTGCACCCGACTGTGTGCGTGCGCTCCCACTGGGACTACTGCGTGCTGGGCGCGGGGCCCGCGGGCCTGCAGATGGCCGCCTTCCTGCAGCGGGCTGGAAGAGACTACGTGGTCTTCGAGCGCGCCCCGGCCCCGGGCAGCTTCTTCACGCGCTACCCGCGGCACCGAAAGCTCATCAGCATCAACAAGCGCTACACAGGAAAGGTCAACGCCGAGTTCAACCTCCGCCACGACTGGAACTCGCTACTCAGCCACGATCCCCGGCTCCTCTTCAGACACTACTCCCGCGCCTACTTCCCTGATGCCGGCGACATGGTGCGCTACCTGGGCGACTTCGCCGACAGGCTGGGGCTCCACGTGCTGTACAACACCACCATCACCCATGTCACCCTAGACAAGGACCAGAGGGCCTGGAACGGCCACTACTTCATCCTGACTGGCCAGAAGGGCCAGACATACCAGTGCAG TGTCCTTCTTGTGGCCACTGGTGTGTCAGTTCCCAACCAGGTTGACTTCCCTGGCTCCGAGTATGCGGAGGGTTATGAGTCCGTGTCCGTAGACCCTGAGGACTTTGTGGGTCAGAACGTGCTGATCCTGGGCCGTGGGAACTCAGCCTTTGAGACGGCAGAGAACATCTTGGGCGTCACAAACTTTATCCACATGCTGAGCCGCTCCCGGGTGCGGCTTTCCTGGGCTACCCACTACGTTGGAGACCTCAG AGCCATCAACAATGGCCTGCTGGACACCTACCAGCTCAAGTCCCTGGACGGGCTTCTCGAGTCAGACCTGACCGATCTGGCCATCGTGAAGGACCACGAGGGCAAGTTCCACATCACCCTGAAGTTCTTCCTGGAGGAAACCAGCGCCAACCAGAGTGCGGACTCCGTCACCCTCCCGCAGGAGGACAACGACAACTTTGCCATGCGCGTAGCCTACGACCGGGTCATCCGCTGCCTGGGCTGGAAATTCGACTTCTCCATCTTCAACCA GTCCCTCAGACTCAGCTCCGGGAGCGAGTTCAGCAAGAAGTACCCACTGATCAGAGCCAGCTATGAGTCCAAAGGCAGCCGCGGCCTCTTCATCCTGGGCACTGCCAGCCACTCGGTGGACTACCGCAGATCTGCTGGGGGCTTCATCCACGGGTTCCGGTACACAG CGCGTGCTGTCCATCGGCTGCTGGAGCATCGGCACCACGGCGTGGCCTGGCCCTCCACTCAGCTGCCCATCACCCAGCTGACCAGCGCCATCATCCGGCGCGTCAACGAGGCTTCTGGGCTCTACCAGATGTTCGGTGTGCTggctgatgtcatcctgctgagGGA GAACGCCACGGCCTTCGAGTACCTGGAGGAGCTCCCGGCGCAGACGCTGGCCCAGCTGGGGACGCTCACGGGCAGGACGGCCAGGCACGGGCTCTTCGTGCTCAGCATGGAGTACGGCAAGAACTTCTCGGGACCCGACAAGGACGTCTTCTTCCACGACCGGTCCGTGGGGCACACGGAGGACGCCTGGCTGTCCAACTTCCTCCACCCCGTCGTCTACTACTACCGACGCCTGCCCACCG AGCAGGAGGTGAGGTTCCGCCCCGCACACTGGCCCCTGCCGCGGCCCACGGCCATCCACCACATCGTGGAAGACTTCCTGACCGACTGGACGGCGCCCGTGGGACACATCCTGCCCCTGCGGCGCTTCCTGGAGAACTGCCTGGCCACTGACTTGCGGAGCTTCTACGCAG AATCCTGCTTCCTGTTCGCCCTCACGCGCCAGAAGCTGCCCCCCTTTTGCCAGCAGGGCTACCTGAGAGGGCAGGGGCTCGTGAGCACCGAGAGCCTTCGGCGGCACGGAGTGGACAGCGGGCTGCTGCAGGACCACGCCGCCGCGGACCACCTGGATGGCAGCCGGCAGCCTGGCCACCACAGGCTGGGAGGTCACCCCCCGGCTCCGGTGCCTGCACTCGAGTCCCTTGACGGCAACAGGGAGGAGCTCTGA